One Methylosinus sp. C49 DNA segment encodes these proteins:
- a CDS encoding transcriptional regulator, producing the protein MTKSEQSAGRFAYEGLDRVIHEKARLGLLTSLVAHPKGLPFGQLKRLCGLTDGNLSRHLQVLQEDGLVSIDKRFEGLRPLTTCRITPSGRKRFLGYLEVLQQVLEDAKSEARQNGDKIGRLSTT; encoded by the coding sequence ATGACGAAGAGTGAGCAATCGGCGGGGCGCTTCGCCTATGAAGGGCTCGACCGCGTGATCCACGAAAAGGCGCGCCTCGGCCTGCTGACCTCGCTCGTCGCCCATCCCAAAGGGCTTCCCTTCGGCCAATTGAAGCGGCTGTGCGGCCTGACCGACGGAAATCTGAGCCGTCATTTGCAGGTGTTGCAGGAGGATGGGCTCGTCTCCATCGACAAGCGCTTCGAAGGGCTTCGTCCGCTGACGACGTGCCGGATCACGCCATCTGGACGGAAGCGCTTCCTCGGCTATCTCGAAGTGCTCCAGCAGGTCCTCGAGGACGCCAAGAGCGAGGCTCGGCAAAACGGCGATAAGATCGGACGCCTGTCGACGACCTGA
- a CDS encoding restriction endonuclease subunit S produces the protein MTVRYTKIGALLLPVSTWSPSHELLDGTFPYIDLGAVDNDEKIVRQIKDVPFKDAPSRARQLVKNGDILVSTVRPNLNGIAKLDARHDGATASTGFCVLRPNTSAICPNYLFHWLKSPPFVAEMVRQSTGASYPAVSDRIIHSSLIPLPPLDEQRRIAAILDQADDQRRKRLEALGRISDLARANALALLGNPLTNPKEWRSDLTLGEVSEIVSGVTKGRKLNGAAVRSVPYLAVANVQDGSITLKNIKYIDATEDEIRRLRLRSDDLLLTEGGDPDKLGRGSLWSNALLEECIHQNHVFRVRVKSNEILPAFLNWLIGSERGKRYFLNAAKQTTGIASINMTQLRAFPLLVPPLEVQNRFVEQTAEIDTLKAHHRAHLARLDALFASLQHRAFRGDLPAPSFSRAREKAASS, from the coding sequence GTGACTGTCCGCTACACGAAGATCGGAGCATTATTGCTTCCGGTCAGCACTTGGAGCCCCTCGCACGAACTGCTTGACGGAACTTTTCCGTATATTGATTTAGGAGCGGTGGACAACGATGAAAAGATCGTTCGTCAAATCAAGGACGTTCCATTTAAAGACGCCCCGAGCCGCGCTCGTCAACTTGTAAAGAATGGCGACATCCTAGTTTCAACGGTACGCCCCAATCTCAATGGAATCGCGAAGCTGGATGCACGTCATGACGGCGCAACAGCGTCCACGGGTTTCTGCGTCCTCAGGCCAAATACAAGCGCTATATGTCCGAACTACCTGTTTCATTGGCTGAAAAGCCCCCCGTTTGTCGCGGAAATGGTCCGTCAGTCGACGGGCGCCAGCTATCCGGCCGTCAGTGATCGGATCATCCATTCATCGCTGATTCCTCTCCCGCCCCTCGACGAGCAGCGGCGGATCGCGGCGATCCTCGATCAGGCCGACGACCAGCGGCGCAAGCGGCTGGAGGCGTTGGGGCGGATTTCGGATTTGGCGCGAGCCAATGCGCTCGCGTTGCTCGGCAACCCACTCACCAATCCAAAAGAATGGCGATCTGATCTCACTCTTGGCGAGGTTTCAGAAATCGTGTCTGGGGTCACGAAAGGCCGGAAATTGAACGGCGCCGCCGTTCGCTCGGTGCCTTATTTGGCCGTCGCCAATGTTCAAGATGGCTCGATCACTCTGAAGAACATAAAATACATCGACGCCACTGAGGACGAAATTCGTCGGCTTCGTCTCAGATCAGACGACCTCTTACTTACGGAAGGAGGAGACCCCGACAAATTGGGACGCGGATCATTATGGAGTAACGCGCTCCTCGAAGAATGTATTCATCAAAATCACGTGTTTCGCGTGAGGGTCAAATCCAATGAAATACTGCCTGCTTTTCTGAACTGGCTAATCGGAAGCGAGCGGGGGAAGCGCTATTTTTTGAATGCTGCAAAACAAACAACAGGAATCGCGTCCATCAATATGACGCAGCTCCGAGCATTTCCGCTGCTTGTCCCGCCGCTCGAAGTCCAAAACCGCTTCGTTGAACAGACCGCCGAGATCGACACGCTCAAAGCCCATCACCGCGCCCATCTCGCGCGGCTCGACGCTCTGTTCGCCTCGCTGCAACATCGCGCCTTCCGCGGCGACCTCCCCGCCCCTTCCTTCTCCCGCGCGCGGGAGAAGGCAGCCTCGTCATAG
- a CDS encoding DEAD/DEAH box helicase family protein: MSQFSFLAAEFPDIFVHASRAEALARSDSRGAAFYCRLALETSVEWLYRHDGTLRSPYESTLAALIAAPSFQTLLGRTLCVKARFVKDVGNAAAHGKPVAPTQAATALREFFDIAYWLVRTYARGAKPGPDAAFSLEALPRLAQVQQTTLAQLQEAARRYQASVQDRKAVEAALAASEERRAAIEAAHEALQAEIARIKAANQAIPDRRDYRESETRDLFIDTLLREAGFDPQAPDVAEVEVRGMPNASGVGFVDYVLPGADGRPLALIEAKRSRRDPRDGQQQAKLYADCLETQYGRRPVIFYTNGYEHWIWDDTRFSPRPIQGFMKRDELELMLQRRETRKTLAPENIDKSIVDRAYQQRAIRRVTEAFERDHARKALLVIATGAGKTRTVIALCDLLMRANWVKRVLFLADRKALVTQATNAFKKHLPGAATVNLVEDKTQEGRVYVSTYPTMMRLIDEADAEGRRFGVGHFDLIVIDEAHRSVYRKYKAIFDYFDSLLVGLTATPKGEVDRDTYRLFDLQTGVPTDAYSLDEAVRDGFLAPPRAVSLTTDFLDRGIRYDQLSEDDQEKWDALEWEEDGAVPGVVEAPAINKWLFNADTVDRVLAHLMENGLKVADGDRLGKTIIFAKNRDHANFIAQRFDAHYPHLAGHFARVIDHSISYAQTLIDDFSDAEKAPHIAVSIDMLDTGIDVKEIVNLVFFKPVRSKTKFWQMIGRGTRLCENLFGEKQDKQFFYIFDWCRNFEFFNEHPNVADGKAGDSLGKRLFAARVELIGEIDRSTPETPAGDYAQLPPSVLHVGESGSDADRDAAVAEIRASLAGALRSEVEGMSLDNFLVRPHRRSVEKFSSGAAWARLDADARAELIEHIAGLPSSVGDDDLAAKQFDLLLFRTELTLLRVEPSFMGLATRIRETASLLEPLANVPMVAAEIALIEEVQTDAFWQDVTLPMLESLRRRLRALVKLIEREKRPIVYSDFEDRGGAGAEVAIRGLPVGTDMDAFRRKARVFLRPHESHIAVLKLKRAEPLTATDLAELERIFKESGADDASLGLIQSEGGLARFVRSLVGLDREAAKRLFSEFEDGRRLTADQHEFLNLVIDHLTERGAMDPALLYETPFTDFDAKGVEGVFETADVLRLVDILRRVDERSAA, translated from the coding sequence ATGTCCCAATTTTCATTCCTCGCAGCCGAATTTCCCGACATATTCGTCCACGCCTCCCGCGCCGAGGCGCTGGCGCGCAGCGACTCGCGCGGCGCCGCCTTTTATTGCCGGCTGGCGCTGGAGACCTCCGTCGAATGGCTCTATCGGCATGACGGGACACTGCGCAGCCCCTATGAATCGACGCTCGCCGCGCTGATCGCGGCACCGAGCTTCCAGACGCTGCTCGGCCGCACGCTCTGCGTCAAAGCCCGCTTCGTGAAGGATGTCGGCAACGCCGCCGCCCATGGCAAGCCGGTGGCCCCGACGCAGGCGGCGACGGCGCTGCGCGAATTCTTCGACATCGCCTATTGGCTCGTCCGCACCTACGCAAGGGGCGCGAAGCCCGGGCCGGATGCGGCTTTCAGCCTGGAGGCGCTGCCGAGGCTCGCGCAGGTCCAGCAGACGACGCTGGCGCAATTGCAGGAGGCCGCGCGGCGCTATCAGGCGAGCGTCCAAGACCGCAAGGCGGTCGAGGCTGCCCTCGCCGCCAGCGAGGAGCGCCGCGCCGCGATCGAGGCGGCGCATGAGGCGCTGCAAGCGGAAATCGCGCGCATCAAGGCGGCGAATCAGGCGATCCCCGACCGGCGCGACTATCGCGAGAGCGAGACCCGCGATCTCTTCATCGACACGCTGCTGCGCGAAGCCGGCTTCGATCCGCAGGCCCCGGACGTCGCCGAGGTGGAAGTGCGCGGCATGCCCAATGCGAGCGGCGTCGGCTTCGTCGATTATGTGCTGCCCGGCGCCGACGGGCGGCCGCTCGCGCTGATCGAGGCCAAGCGCAGCCGCCGCGATCCGCGCGACGGACAGCAGCAGGCCAAGCTCTACGCCGATTGCCTCGAGACGCAATATGGCCGGCGGCCGGTGATCTTCTATACGAACGGCTATGAGCATTGGATCTGGGACGATACGCGTTTTTCCCCACGCCCGATCCAGGGCTTTATGAAGCGCGACGAGCTGGAGCTGATGCTCCAGCGGCGCGAGACGCGAAAGACGCTCGCGCCGGAGAATATCGACAAATCTATCGTCGATCGCGCCTATCAGCAGCGCGCCATCCGCCGCGTGACCGAGGCCTTCGAGCGCGACCATGCGCGCAAGGCCTTGCTGGTGATCGCCACCGGCGCCGGCAAGACGCGCACGGTGATCGCCCTCTGCGATCTCCTGATGCGCGCCAATTGGGTGAAGCGCGTGCTGTTCCTCGCCGATCGCAAGGCCCTCGTGACTCAGGCGACGAACGCCTTCAAGAAGCATCTGCCCGGCGCGGCGACGGTCAACCTCGTCGAGGACAAGACGCAGGAAGGCCGCGTCTATGTCTCGACCTATCCGACGATGATGCGGCTGATCGACGAGGCGGACGCCGAGGGGCGGCGCTTCGGAGTCGGCCATTTCGATCTCATCGTCATCGACGAGGCGCATCGCTCCGTCTATCGCAAATACAAGGCGATCTTCGATTATTTCGACAGCCTCCTGGTGGGGCTGACGGCGACGCCGAAGGGCGAGGTCGATCGCGACACCTATCGGCTGTTCGACCTCCAGACCGGCGTGCCGACCGACGCCTACAGCCTCGACGAGGCCGTGCGCGACGGCTTTCTGGCGCCGCCGCGCGCCGTGTCGCTGACCACCGATTTTCTCGACCGCGGCATTCGCTACGACCAGCTCTCCGAGGACGATCAGGAGAAATGGGACGCGCTCGAATGGGAGGAGGACGGCGCCGTTCCGGGCGTCGTCGAGGCGCCGGCGATCAACAAATGGCTGTTCAACGCCGACACGGTCGATCGCGTGCTCGCCCATCTCATGGAGAATGGGCTGAAGGTCGCGGATGGCGACCGGCTCGGCAAGACGATCATTTTCGCGAAGAACCGGGACCACGCCAATTTCATCGCCCAGCGCTTCGACGCGCATTATCCGCATCTCGCCGGCCATTTCGCGCGGGTGATCGACCATTCGATCTCCTATGCGCAGACGCTGATCGATGATTTCTCCGACGCGGAAAAGGCGCCGCATATCGCCGTGTCGATCGACATGCTCGACACCGGGATCGATGTGAAGGAGATCGTGAACCTCGTCTTTTTCAAGCCCGTGCGGTCCAAGACCAAATTTTGGCAGATGATCGGACGCGGCACGCGGCTTTGCGAGAATCTCTTCGGCGAGAAGCAGGACAAGCAATTCTTCTACATCTTCGATTGGTGTCGGAATTTCGAATTCTTCAACGAGCATCCGAATGTCGCCGACGGCAAGGCGGGCGACTCGCTGGGCAAGCGCCTGTTCGCCGCGCGCGTGGAGCTGATCGGCGAAATAGACCGCTCCACGCCGGAGACGCCGGCCGGCGACTATGCGCAACTGCCACCTTCGGTGCTACATGTCGGCGAGAGCGGATCGGACGCCGATCGCGACGCCGCCGTCGCGGAAATCCGCGCATCGCTCGCCGGCGCGCTGCGGTCGGAGGTCGAAGGCATGAGCCTCGACAATTTCCTCGTGCGCCCGCATCGCCGCTCTGTCGAGAAGTTTTCATCCGGCGCCGCCTGGGCGCGGCTCGACGCCGACGCGCGCGCCGAATTGATCGAGCATATCGCCGGCCTTCCCTCATCTGTCGGCGACGACGATCTCGCCGCCAAGCAGTTCGATCTCCTTCTGTTCCGAACTGAGCTGACCCTGCTGCGCGTGGAGCCCTCTTTCATGGGCCTCGCCACGCGCATTCGGGAGACCGCCTCGCTGCTCGAGCCGCTCGCCAATGTGCCGATGGTCGCTGCGGAGATCGCGCTGATCGAGGAGGTCCAGACCGACGCCTTCTGGCAAGACGTCACGCTTCCCATGCTCGAGAGCCTGCGGCGACGGCTACGCGCGCTCGTCAAGCTGATCGAGCGCGAGAAGCGGCCGATCGTCTATTCCGATTTCGAGGATCGCGGCGGCGCCGGCGCCGAGGTGGCGATACGCGGCCTTCCGGTGGGCACGGATATGGACGCCTTTCGCCGCAAGGCGCGCGTCTTCCTGCGTCCGCACGAAAGCCATATCGCCGTTCTCAAGCTGAAGCGCGCCGAGCCTCTGACCGCGACCGATCTCGCCGAGCTCGAGCGCATCTTCAAAGAGTCCGGAGCCGACGACGCCTCCCTCGGCCTCATCCAGTCGGAGGGTGGCCTCGCGCGTTTCGTTCGCTCGCTGGTCGGCCTGGACCGCGAAGCGGCGAAAAGGCTCTTCTCGGAATTCGAGGATGGACGGCGGCTGACCGCGGACCAGCACGAATTTCTAAATCTCGTGATCGATCATCTCACCGAGCGCGGCGCGATGGACCCCGCGCTCCTTTATGAGACGCCTTTCACGGATTTCGACGCCAAAGGCGTCGAAGGCGTCTTCGAGACGGCCGATGTTCTGCGCCTCGTCGACATTCTCCGACGCGTGGACGAGCGCAGCGCGGCGTGA